The following are encoded together in the Pieris napi chromosome 17, ilPieNapi1.2, whole genome shotgun sequence genome:
- the LOC125058076 gene encoding androglobin-like, producing the protein MSKKSEIKQLIAYTVDPTECPFREFRDTELTIDSWGMGPAALRASHVMSKIPVSKSHADLSWGDDQTQPLPRSVRQFLHGWIRAEDLAFSRWEAEVAVFEDASDIAKMNIIDMQLSHAQVILRSSFCRSVLSMCFILERVDNITVEHQWENFAFSLPPEGWRARYHIYSPGLKPGGGAQHRPVLSKNGCYLVRLYYLGAWRCVWVSDLVPIDATESPLLPFSPIFCHSPARPGAKMAAPAITAPIVHLWPLLICKALLKLAAPDMNSDEGADFEDESMPEFDILHALTGAMNLTYRITGDLVDPNNLWELVTSEVPVFSWDDDSDTMMSTIKSKSTKKPTTKETFSVRRNTITTILLEDTKTQPPYALPGITPGHQMTLLINMARDLPLKKPLPEPEVPQWKIYRWVDWARHHGLYEAFACPRTKFLKVNGFLKQSHAPHLLDVQSTESITFQFREDHDRTNPPGRKGGKELNRSGNIHSSNQQMKEELREWIEFDGIREYVKNVNILFFPSMYQYTTAASSPPVRITKAPPNKNLDIPAPKSAPLYLQIDGPDENILKISLAMLHPRVLFNCGIPVMDHIEPAYLFLEIFEWFVDCELPKAKSYIATRGYDCIEITLDPGRHFCRVWVHSRMNWTAMFLSDSTLVLGTRDVIQSAAVRECPWASRFLNNLSLAFSNWLRASRSSATLGYSDKEFYNSYQPDLVWDPKIVGYDKRLLHWMFRQALQALLIRKLLPNEYKAVCSTLRKFFHDPDFGLPPKPKPPTSLRDIAMMDPCDCVLPEAEELEITEQLEEEQQVEIAAAEERPIVDKETMDRLLSPPKFPITSNVCELATEEIPCGVLKEEREKVIRKHEAARVIQAHWRGAWARKCLQAPLAVPPEITKLLMDYVFGTLETLSALMNMFFGMYPGARYAYSVASALSGVYGLQQHSGNSPVTPKCKWIPYFQGVFYCHSPVKVHFDVQSTLQYRTFAVYNNDTGIQMPQAYNSHITFDFRPNEHGYTVMGHGTITEAPGTSSDVHWQLTVLTSLSDVFHVCDNDDTSCKDLPLPPASKLHVDEIFIPNRRNILGGIHLSVSKHEAISFRAAATSPELEMQAILKMKGPDGEIEEVDRCSGTGELYWPYIRLQPTPPSLLTSPAHKRSMSNSNAIDSKSIFPSDRPRSSRIPKQKPSSAGPKNRSSTKLKDSKSTVEPRQYTIEVIAPKGWPLTLQQWIRVDEVRNSQELTKIDTTPKKTGKEKPGSGKEREKSPIPQRQPQPGDAYVELECSLSIGGGATARRDDERDQLFVAARKAWDAKDHGRNTRGAHIRKEFRAEFLEALPPPPSESTMSMKEEHYLEEVEGEQKKETEATQQQGPTPVTDSAELEVEEESEEESLYLTMPDQLKDKFIPLYFVPFCTKVEIEEEKILLTPEIAHVTQKIRQQKLEAALDRMNELQYYNKVHVLGRQKKRGRLLERLFVDSQWSPDLEEVLEERDDAIAQEALNRTLSANKKKLDAKKK; encoded by the exons atgtctaagAAGAGTGAAATAAAACAGCTGATAGCATACACGGTGGACCCCACAGAATGCCCCTTCAGGGAGTTCCGAGATACTGAATTAACTATTGATTCTTGGGGAATG GGTCCAGCAGCACTTCGAGCGAGTCATGTGATGAGTAAGATCCCAGTGAGTAAATCTCATGCAGATCTGTCCTGGGGGGATGACCAGACACAGCCGTTGCCTCGCTCTGTGCGACAGTTCCTGCATGGATGGATCAGAGCTGAGGATTTGGCATTTAGCAGATGGGAGGCGGAAGTAGCTGTGTTTGAG GATGCCAGTGACATCGCGAAAATGAATATCATCGATATGCAATTGAGTCACGCCCAAGTTATACTGAGATCCTCTTTCTGCAGATCTGTGCTCTCTATGTGTTTCATTCTCGAACGCGTTGATAATATTACT GTGGAACATCAATGGGAAAACTTCGCATTTAGCCTTCCGCCGGAAGGCTGGAGGGCTCGATATCACATCTATTCGCCAGGCCTTAAACCAGGAGGTGGAGCACAACATAGGCCAGTGTTGTCGAAAAATG gttGTTATCTCGTTCGCCTGTACTATTTGGGAGCCTGGCGTTGCGTGTGGGTCAGTGACCTGGTGCCCATAGACGCAACAGAGTCTCCCCTACTTCCGTTCTCTCCTATTTTTTGTCACTCGCCCGCGAGACCAGGTGCCAAAATGGCAGCGCCTGCAATTACAGCACCAATTGTTCATTTATGGCCGCTGCTTATTTGTaag GCGCTGCTTAAGTTGGCTGCTCCCGACATGAATTCGGACGAGGGTGCAGACTTTGAAGATGAATCGATGCCAGAGTTTGATATATTACACGCTCTAACTGGCGCAATGAACCTGACTTATAGGATCACGG GTGATTTAGTAGATCCCAACAATCTGTGGGAGTTGGTAACGTCAGAGGTACCTGTTTTCTCTTGGGATGATGACAGTGACACGATGATGAGCACTATCAAGTCAAAGAGTACCAAAAAACCAACAACGAAAGAAACTTTTTCTGTAAGG cGTAATACTAttacaacaattttattgGAGGACACAAAGACTCAACCTCCTTACGCTCTACCTGGAATCACGCCTGGTCACCAAATGACTTTGCTTATAAATATGGCAAGGGATCTTCCTCTGAAGAAACCTTTACCAGAGCCAG AGGTTCCTCAATGGAAAATCTACAGATGGGTGGACTGGGCTCGTCACCATGGCTTGTATGAAGCGTTCGCCTGCCCTCGCACCAAGTTCTTGAAGGTTAATGGCTTTCTAAAGCAGTCTCACGCCCCGCATTTACTCGACGTGCAGAGTACGGAAtct atAACGTTTCAGTTTAGAGAGGACCACGATAGAACTAACCCTCCG GGTAGAAAGGGGGGTAAAGAACTAAATCGTTCAGGTAATATACATAGCTCTAATCAACAAATGAAAGAAGAGCTTCGGGAGTGGATAGAGTTTGATGGA ATACGTGAATACGTTAAaaacgtaaatattttatttttcccaTCCATGTATCAATATACCACAGCGGCCAGCAGTCCCCCAGTGCGGATAACAAAGGCTCCACCAAACAAAAACCTGGATATCCCCGCTCCAAAGTCAGCTCCTCTCTACCTTCAAATAGATGGACCTGACGAAAACATCCTTAAAATATCCTTGGCAATGCTACATCCAAGAGTTCTTTTCAACTGTGGTATACCCGTGATGGATCACATAGAACCGGCATACTTGTTTTTGGAAATTTTTGAATGGTTTGTTGATTGCGAACTGCCAAAAGCTAAATCTTATATTGCGACAAGAGGATACGATTGTATTGAAATCACTCTAGACCCGGGACGACATTTTTGCAG AGTTTGGGTGCATTCTCGGATGAATTGGACGGCCATGTTTCTCAGTGACTCTACACTAGTACTGGGCACTAGAGATGTTATTCAATCGGCAGCTGTCCGTGAGTGTCCGTGGGCGTCGAGATTCCTTAATAATCTTAGTCTAGCCTTTTCAAATTGGCTACGAGCTTCACGGTCCAGCGCGACTTTAGGATATAGTGATAAGGAGTTTTACAA TTCATATCAGCCAGATTTAGTGTGGGATCCAAAAATAGTTGGTTATGACAAAAGACTTTTGCATTGGATGTTTCGTCAGGCATTGCAAGCGCTTTTGATTCGAAAACTGCTACCGAACGAATACAAAGCCGTGTGCTCGACGTTAAGAAAGTTTTTCCATGACCCTGATTTTGGTTTACCACCGAAACCAAAGCCACCAACATCGTTGCGGGATATTGCTATGATGGACCCATGTGATTGTGTACTTCCAGAGGCTGAGGAATTAGAAATAACGGAGCAATTGGAGGAAGAGCAGCAAGTGGAGATT GCTGCTGCTGAAGAGCGGCCCATTGTAGATAAAGAAACAATGGACCGGCTTTTAAGCCCGCCAAAATTTCCAATAACTTCCAATGTATGTGAACTTGCAACTGAAGAAATACCTTGTGGAGTTTTAAAAGAAGAACGGGAAAAAGTAATAAGAAAGCACGAGGCAGCTAGGGTCATCCAAGCTCATTGGCGTGGTGCTTGGGCTAGAAAATGTCTACAGGCACCACTTGCTGTACCGCCTGAAATTACAAAACTT ttGATGGATTATGTTTTTGGAACGTTAGAGACTTTGTCAGCGCTGATGAATATGTTCTTTGGCATGTATCCTGGTGCACGCTATGCTTATTCGGTTGCATCTGCCCTCAGCGGTGTGTATGGCTTGCAGCAGCATAGTGGCAATTCTCCTGTAACTCCGAAGTGCAAGTGGATTCCATATTTTCAAGGAGTATTCTATTGTCATAGTCCTGTTAAGGTTCACTTTGATGTTCAGAGTACGTTGCAATATAGGACTTTTGCGGTGTATAATAACGACACAGGAATTCAAATGCCTCAGGCTTATAATTCTCATATTACATTTGACTTTCGTCCAAATGAGCATGG TTACACAGTCATGGGCCATGGAACTATTACTGAAGCACCTGGAACATCTTCTGATGTTCATTGGCAGTTAACAGTGCTAACCAGTTTATCAGATGTCTTCCATGTTTGTGATAATGATGACACCAGCTGTAAGGATCTTCCTCTTCCACCTGCAAGCAAACTGCATGTTGATGAGATATTCATACCGAACCGTAGAAATATTTTGGGAGGGATTCATCTATCAGTGTCAAAACATGAAGCCATTAGTTTCAGAGCGGCTGCTACTTCGCCAGAA ttgGAGATGCAGGCAATACTAAAAATGAAGGGACCTGATGGTGAAATAGAAGAAGTTGACAGATGCTCAGGGACGGGAGAGCTATACTGGCCGTACATCCGACTACAGCCGACACCTCCAAGTTTGTTGACGTCTCCAGCGCATAAGCGCTCAATGTCCAACTCAAATGCG ATTGATTCCAAGTCCATATTTCCAAGTGACCGTCCACGCTCATCAAGAATACCTAAACAGAAACCCTCATCAGCTGGACCTAAAAATAGGTCATCGACtaag CTTAAAGACTCCAAGTCCACTGTAGAACCAAGGCAGTACACAATTGA agtCATAGCCCCCAAGGGCTGGCCTTTGACCTTACAACAATGGATACGAGTGGATGAGGTCCGGAACTCTCAGGAGCTCACTAAAATCGACACCACACCCAAAAAAACTGGAAAAGAAaag CCAGGCTCTGGTAAAGAGCGGGAGAAATCGCCAATACCACAGCGGCAGCCGCAGCCAGGTGACGCGTACGTCGAATTGGAATGCTCTCTCTCCATTGGAGGCGGCGCCACTGCACGACGTGATGATGAGAGAGATCAACTATTTGTTGCAGCACGGAAAGCCTGGGATGCAAAAGATCATGGACGAAATACCAGAGGAGCTCATATCAG GAAGGAATTCCGAGCAGAATTCTTGGAAGCATTGCCACCTCCTCCATCGGAAAGTACTATGTCCATGAAAGAG GAACATTACCTTGAAGAAGTAGAAGGCGAACAAAAAA agGAGACGGAGGCAACGCAACAACAAGGTCCAACCCCAGTGACGGACAGTGCCg AATTAGAAGTGGAGGAGGAAAGTGAAGAAGAGTCGCTGTATTTAACAATGCCTGATCAGcttaaagataaatttatacCGCTGTACTTTGTACCGTTTTGTACCAAAGTAGAGATCGAGGAAGAGAA AATATTACTAACACCTGAAATAGCTCATGTGACGCAGAAGATTCGTCAGCAGAAATTAGAAGCAGCGTTGGATCGAATGAATGAGCTGCAGTACTATAATAAAGTTCATGTTCTGGGACGGCAGAAGAAGAGAGGACGACTGTTAGAAAGATTATTCGTTG ATTCGCAATGGAGCCCAGATTTAGAAGAAGTATTGGAAGAAAGAGATGACGCGATCGCCCAAGAGGCTCTTAACCGAACTCTTTCAGCGAATAAGAAGAAACTAGATGCAAAGAAGAAATAA